A genomic region of Verrucomicrobiota bacterium contains the following coding sequences:
- a CDS encoding HNH endonuclease has protein sequence MAFRHFGSVVPKTIAKRILNIEYMADRIDFIRGGSFDTLARFAGDPDTVFFIQFRADFEVFRQPCTTKGKQLMRYVLCSLERQHSQQDSWHATESTIEHILPDSLDEAWSETFSEEEHARYVDRLGNYALLEQGKNKDLGQKPFTVKKAIFGISQYGLTRDVAACDEWSKDNIAQRQRKLARLALTVWRLP, from the coding sequence ATGGCATTCAGGCATTTTGGCTCGGTGGTACCCAAAACCATCGCGAAGCGGATTCTGAACATTGAATACATGGCCGACCGGATTGATTTCATTCGTGGAGGCAGTTTTGATACTCTGGCGCGTTTCGCTGGCGATCCAGACACGGTCTTCTTCATTCAGTTCCGAGCCGATTTCGAGGTCTTTCGGCAGCCCTGCACAACGAAAGGCAAGCAACTGATGCGCTATGTGCTTTGCTCTTTGGAACGCCAACATAGTCAGCAAGACAGTTGGCATGCAACTGAATCCACGATTGAGCACATTCTGCCAGACAGTCTCGATGAAGCTTGGTCAGAAACATTTTCCGAAGAGGAGCACGCGCGCTACGTGGATCGTTTGGGGAATTACGCCCTGCTCGAACAGGGGAAGAACAAGGATCTCGGACAGAAGCCGTTCACGGTCAAAAAAGCCATCTTTGGCATCAGCCAATATGGACTCACGCGCGACGTTGCGGCTTGTGACGAATGGAGTAAGGACAACATCGCTCAGAGGCAGAGGAAACTTGCCAGGCTAGCACTCACGGTTTGGAGGCTTCCTTAG